A window of Prosthecobacter sp. SYSU 5D2 contains these coding sequences:
- a CDS encoding sulfite oxidase, whose product MMNSDAQPSQPDPVSRRSFLSRLSLASMSAALGAEIVFGDKMPAGLIPTALAQGSEPFTIPGKEGLSLFTDRPLVAETPAHLLDDEITPAKHLFIRNNGLPPAAETLDPEKWTLEIAGESCEKPVTFTLKELKEKFEHHTLQMVLECAGNGRSEFNPPATGTQWTTGGVGCPTWTGVRLKDVLKHVGIKPDAVYIGYYGADFHLSGNPEKSAISRGAPIAKAMEDETLIAFAMNGEDIPYQNGHPLRLMFGGWAGSTCGKWLKRILVRDREHDGEKMTGHSYRMPRYPVAPGTKPPAEDMEVIAAMPVKSLITFPISGITHPVGEALTVRGHAWTGEGDIREMHVSVDFGITWQKADLRPAANRYAWQHWTTALKLPKKGYYEIWARAQDSQGRSQPMVLPGWNPQGYLNNTCHRIAIQAV is encoded by the coding sequence ATGATGAATTCTGATGCACAACCCAGCCAGCCAGATCCCGTGAGCCGCCGCAGCTTTCTCAGCAGGCTGAGCCTCGCCTCCATGAGCGCCGCCCTGGGTGCCGAGATCGTTTTTGGCGACAAAATGCCCGCTGGCCTCATCCCCACCGCCCTCGCCCAGGGCAGCGAGCCTTTCACCATCCCCGGCAAAGAGGGCCTCTCGCTTTTTACAGACCGTCCCCTCGTCGCCGAAACACCGGCCCACCTGCTGGATGATGAGATCACGCCCGCCAAACACCTTTTTATCCGCAATAACGGCCTCCCGCCCGCTGCCGAAACACTCGACCCCGAAAAATGGACCCTGGAAATCGCGGGAGAGAGCTGTGAAAAGCCCGTCACTTTTACCCTCAAGGAACTGAAGGAAAAGTTCGAGCATCACACCCTGCAAATGGTCCTGGAATGCGCCGGCAATGGCCGCAGCGAATTCAATCCCCCTGCCACCGGCACCCAGTGGACCACCGGCGGCGTCGGCTGCCCTACCTGGACGGGCGTGCGTTTGAAGGATGTGTTAAAGCACGTCGGCATCAAACCGGATGCCGTTTACATCGGCTATTACGGGGCCGATTTCCACCTGTCCGGCAATCCCGAAAAGTCCGCCATCTCACGCGGTGCCCCCATCGCCAAGGCCATGGAAGACGAGACCCTGATCGCCTTTGCCATGAATGGCGAGGACATCCCTTATCAAAACGGCCATCCGCTGCGCCTCATGTTCGGCGGCTGGGCAGGCTCCACCTGTGGCAAGTGGCTTAAGCGCATCCTCGTCCGCGACCGCGAGCACGATGGCGAAAAAATGACCGGCCATTCCTACCGCATGCCGCGTTATCCCGTCGCTCCTGGCACCAAGCCGCCCGCCGAGGACATGGAGGTCATCGCCGCCATGCCGGTGAAGTCCCTCATCACCTTCCCCATATCCGGCATCACTCATCCCGTTGGTGAAGCCCTCACCGTGCGGGGCCACGCCTGGACCGGGGAAGGCGACATCCGCGAGATGCATGTCTCTGTGGATTTCGGCATCACCTGGCAGAAAGCCGACCTCCGCCCCGCCGCCAACCGCTATGCCTGGCAGCACTGGACCACCGCTCTGAAGCTCCCCAAAAAAGGCTACTATGAAATCTGGGCCCGCGCCCAGGACAGCCAGGGCCGCAGCCAGCCCATGGTGCTGCCCGGCTGGAATCCCCAGGGCTACTTGAACAACACCTGCCACCGCATCGCCATCCAAGCCGTCTGA
- a CDS encoding protein kinase — translation MSELPNLEFPSVTELAAWLPQFEVLEQIQAGEDAAWYLGRQTGLDREVLIEVIPEPEETVAHALLERLRRRARLVQPTITAVYDFGRLPSGPFYLVGEHVNGVSLETLIEQRQLKPKTAFPLALQICEALQIVHDLPMPHGALSTQTILVTPEGQAKLTGIGMVQMETGELSWLKPFRGSFTGDIRALGYTLHWMFAKCAPDADGRLSRDLPPAFATVLRRCVEPDAARPFTRPEDVAEALKEALRGTQEKSEPSTRTRIAVGAGASSLPSQPPPAAVPPPPKVVPGQLKPVVRHYQPTLMQRMDAFVWKAFSTGLHMLITLISVGSLILLIMFKDRIVFEEDTSLPMAQYEEAGSEEKPIPAAILGALPQAEVLSAPAPVSKPITLPPPKPEPVLDPMADLRAQYVAAVQTAANQALEKVRLDDLPYLQNELQLLQSGGDIPAMDEPNLPASLKILRQRYREVKEGKTSSAP, via the coding sequence ATGTCTGAGCTTCCCAACCTTGAATTTCCCTCTGTGACGGAGCTTGCTGCCTGGCTGCCTCAATTTGAGGTGCTGGAGCAGATCCAGGCCGGGGAGGATGCTGCCTGGTATCTGGGACGGCAGACGGGCCTGGACCGCGAGGTTCTGATTGAAGTGATTCCCGAACCCGAGGAAACGGTGGCTCATGCGCTCCTGGAGCGGTTGCGGCGGCGGGCACGGCTGGTCCAGCCGACCATCACGGCGGTTTATGATTTCGGGCGGCTGCCTTCCGGGCCATTTTACCTGGTGGGAGAACACGTGAACGGGGTTTCTCTGGAGACTCTGATTGAGCAGCGGCAGCTTAAACCGAAGACTGCTTTTCCCCTGGCGCTGCAGATTTGTGAAGCACTGCAAATCGTCCATGACCTCCCCATGCCGCACGGTGCATTGAGCACCCAGACCATCCTGGTCACCCCTGAAGGGCAGGCCAAGCTGACGGGGATCGGCATGGTGCAGATGGAGACGGGGGAGCTTTCCTGGCTGAAGCCGTTCCGGGGCAGCTTCACCGGCGACATCCGGGCGCTCGGATATACACTGCACTGGATGTTCGCCAAATGTGCACCGGATGCAGACGGACGGCTTTCGCGGGATCTGCCACCGGCATTTGCCACGGTTCTGCGCCGCTGCGTGGAGCCGGACGCTGCACGCCCGTTTACCCGGCCGGAGGATGTAGCAGAGGCTCTGAAAGAGGCGCTACGCGGAACCCAGGAAAAATCGGAACCCTCCACGCGCACCCGGATTGCGGTGGGCGCGGGGGCCTCCAGCCTGCCATCCCAGCCGCCGCCTGCCGCAGTTCCTCCGCCTCCAAAGGTGGTGCCCGGTCAACTCAAGCCCGTAGTGCGTCATTACCAGCCGACTTTGATGCAGCGGATGGACGCCTTTGTCTGGAAAGCTTTCAGCACGGGATTGCACATGCTGATTACTCTGATCAGCGTCGGCAGCCTCATCCTGCTCATCATGTTCAAGGACCGTATCGTTTTTGAAGAGGATACCTCCCTGCCCATGGCCCAGTATGAAGAGGCTGGGTCTGAGGAAAAACCGATCCCGGCTGCTATACTGGGTGCGCTTCCCCAGGCTGAAGTCCTGTCTGCACCCGCGCCCGTCTCCAAGCCTATCACATTGCCGCCGCCCAAGCCAGAGCCTGTGCTGGATCCCATGGCCGATCTGCGGGCCCAGTACGTGGCGGCAGTCCAGACGGCGGCTAACCAGGCTCTTGAAAAGGTGCGGCTGGACGATCTGCCCTACCTCCAAAACGAACTGCAGCTGCTGCAAAGCGGAGGTGACATTCCGGCCATGGACGAGCCCAACCTTCCTGCCAGCCTCAAAATACTGCGGCAGCGCTACCGGGAAGTAAAAGAAGGAAAAACATCGTCAGCGCCTTGA
- a CDS encoding S41 family peptidase, protein MRLVSALTIVLAAGFCLPAACPAAPSEAPKKLEGEPAAAKPGDEAPTTTPEKKAAAPAVTPPPQDAYRQMELLTRAMETIRQSYVDESKVTYEELVEGALEGMLRRLDPHCEYMGSSLFEDMQREQSDTSEGVGITVSLREGTLTIITVRDDGPAARAGVLAGDQMVRIGDVLTDSVGVAEAIQLLQGKAGETMKLTVRRPGTRQFLEFSLMRETLSETSVHDSMLLVPKLAGDYKIGYARISQYTHSTARDLSDSLNELEKAGMQAFVLDLRNNPGGLLDSAVAVCGEFLPEGTVVVTTEGRIASQNPPPYRTPAREGKKPRRYPVAVLINHGSASAAEITAGALQDLKRAIVVGTTSFGKGSVQSILPMKNGAAMRLTTAKYYTPSHRTIHEHGVEPNIVSVLTTDEEMKVAKWRNSHGTGEAAAIEIANLGDKQLERAVDALKGVLVFESFQAKATPVPPPDVPRALPAKDNAR, encoded by the coding sequence ATGCGCCTTGTTTCAGCCCTCACCATCGTTTTGGCCGCAGGCTTCTGCCTCCCGGCTGCCTGCCCTGCCGCGCCCAGTGAGGCCCCCAAGAAGCTGGAAGGCGAACCCGCTGCTGCAAAACCAGGCGACGAGGCCCCCACGACGACGCCAGAAAAAAAGGCCGCCGCACCCGCCGTCACGCCGCCACCACAGGACGCCTACCGCCAGATGGAGCTGCTGACCCGGGCGATGGAAACGATCCGCCAGAGTTATGTGGACGAATCCAAAGTGACCTACGAGGAACTGGTGGAAGGGGCGCTGGAAGGCATGCTGCGCAGGCTGGACCCGCACTGCGAATACATGGGCAGCAGTCTTTTTGAGGACATGCAGCGGGAGCAAAGCGACACGTCTGAGGGAGTCGGCATCACGGTCTCCCTGCGGGAGGGGACGCTGACCATCATCACCGTGCGCGACGACGGCCCTGCCGCCCGGGCCGGGGTGCTGGCCGGAGACCAGATGGTGCGCATCGGCGACGTGCTGACGGACAGCGTCGGCGTGGCCGAGGCCATCCAACTGCTGCAGGGCAAGGCCGGAGAGACGATGAAACTGACGGTCCGCCGTCCAGGCACCCGGCAGTTTTTGGAATTCAGCCTGATGCGTGAAACCCTCTCGGAAACTTCGGTGCACGATTCCATGCTGCTGGTCCCCAAGCTGGCCGGAGATTATAAAATCGGTTATGCCCGTATCTCCCAGTACACACATTCCACGGCAAGAGATCTGAGCGACTCCCTGAATGAACTGGAGAAGGCAGGCATGCAGGCCTTTGTGCTGGATCTGCGAAACAACCCCGGCGGCCTGCTGGACAGCGCCGTGGCCGTTTGCGGTGAATTTCTGCCTGAGGGCACGGTGGTGGTGACCACGGAAGGCCGCATCGCCTCCCAAAATCCCCCTCCCTACCGCACCCCAGCACGTGAAGGCAAAAAGCCGCGCCGGTATCCTGTGGCGGTGCTCATCAACCACGGCAGCGCCAGTGCGGCCGAGATCACCGCCGGGGCGCTCCAGGACCTGAAACGCGCCATTGTGGTGGGCACGACGAGCTTCGGCAAGGGGTCCGTCCAGAGCATCCTGCCCATGAAGAACGGTGCCGCCATGCGCCTGACCACGGCCAAGTATTACACGCCAAGCCATCGCACCATCCATGAGCACGGCGTGGAACCGAACATTGTCTCCGTCCTGACCACCGATGAAGAAATGAAAGTGGCCAAGTGGCGCAACAGCCACGGCACGGGTGAAGCGGCGGCCATTGAGATCGCCAATCTGGGTGACAAGCAGCTTGAGCGTGCGGTGGATGCGCTGAAGGGGGTGCTGGTCTTTGAGTCGTTTCAGGCCAAGGCCACTCCCGTGCCTCCGCCAGATGTTCCGCGCGCCCTGCCTGCCAAGGATAACGCGCGCTGA
- a CDS encoding SDR family oxidoreductase codes for MPSQAPLALITGGAGDLAQAIRRELENQGWQVHAPGREEMDVTDKTQVQAVMAALPRLDLLVHNAGFLRDAMLTKMTENDFQDVLEVHLKGAFLAAQAALKIMVKQRQGHIVNIGSFSALSGPAGQGNYAAAKAGLIALTQSLAAEYGPRNIRANCVLPGFLETKMSRPLLTKHRPKIEAAHALGRLNTVEDAARFITFLHTMEHVSGQVFQLDSRIRKWT; via the coding sequence ATGCCCTCCCAAGCTCCACTGGCGCTCATCACGGGCGGGGCGGGGGATCTGGCACAGGCCATCCGCCGGGAATTGGAAAACCAAGGCTGGCAGGTGCATGCACCAGGCCGGGAAGAGATGGATGTCACGGACAAGACTCAAGTGCAGGCCGTCATGGCTGCCCTGCCACGGCTGGATCTGCTGGTTCACAATGCCGGTTTTCTGCGGGACGCCATGCTGACGAAGATGACGGAAAACGATTTCCAGGACGTGCTGGAGGTTCATCTCAAAGGTGCCTTTCTGGCGGCCCAGGCAGCGCTTAAAATCATGGTGAAGCAGCGACAGGGGCACATTGTGAACATCGGTTCATTTAGCGCGCTTTCAGGCCCAGCCGGCCAGGGAAACTATGCCGCGGCGAAGGCAGGCCTGATCGCACTCACGCAGAGCCTGGCAGCCGAATACGGACCCCGAAACATCCGGGCCAACTGCGTACTGCCGGGATTTCTCGAGACAAAAATGAGCCGCCCGTTGTTGACGAAACATAGACCGAAGATTGAGGCAGCCCATGCGTTGGGGCGGTTGAATACCGTTGAGGACGCAGCGCGTTTCATCACGTTTCTGCACACGATGGAGCATGTCAGCGGACAGGTGTTTCAGCTCGATAGCCGGATTCGCAAGTGGACATGA
- a CDS encoding sulfatase, giving the protein MILRRLLSSILLLAAGVSFAAEKPNLILINIDDLGYADIGPFGSSNATPHLDRMAAEGMKLTSHYAAPVCSPSRASLLTGCYPKRVLSIPHVLFPAGAVGLNPDETTIAEVLKEAGYKTACVGKWHVGDQPEFLPTAQGFDSYYGIPYSNDMGPAADGSKSNPGQPIRQPNANAKKKAPPPDDETGLKGLSQTPLPLVENGNVIERVKAEEQHTITSRYTGKACDFIRENKDGPFFLYMPHTAVHFPLYPGKKYMGKSPNGLIGDWTQEVDSCVGQILDLLRELQLDKNTVVAFTSDNGGALNHGSSNKPLRGSKGQTFEGGIRVCTVVWGPGTIPAGSTTAEITSHMDWLPTFTTMAGGKLPERKLDGKDLSPVLKGQKEATGHDVFYYYRGYQLQAVRGGPWKLHLASGELYHLGQDIAEEQNVAAKYPKEVMRLRALAESMKDDLGLDGAEAPGVRPLGRVAKAVPLIHADGTVRAGFDGIVKKLP; this is encoded by the coding sequence ATGATTTTGCGACGTCTTCTTTCTTCTATCCTGCTCCTGGCTGCGGGGGTTTCTTTTGCGGCTGAAAAGCCAAACCTGATCCTCATTAACATTGATGACCTGGGCTATGCGGACATCGGCCCTTTTGGCTCCAGCAATGCGACGCCGCACCTGGACCGCATGGCCGCCGAAGGCATGAAGCTGACCAGCCACTATGCCGCCCCGGTGTGCAGTCCTTCCCGAGCCTCCCTCCTGACTGGCTGCTACCCGAAACGGGTGCTGTCCATTCCGCATGTGCTGTTCCCCGCCGGGGCGGTTGGGCTGAACCCGGATGAAACGACTATCGCCGAGGTGCTAAAAGAGGCCGGTTATAAGACGGCCTGCGTGGGCAAATGGCACGTCGGCGACCAGCCGGAGTTTTTGCCCACGGCCCAGGGTTTCGACAGCTACTATGGCATCCCCTATTCCAATGACATGGGACCTGCCGCAGACGGCTCCAAAAGCAATCCCGGCCAGCCCATCCGCCAGCCAAACGCCAATGCGAAGAAGAAGGCCCCGCCGCCGGATGATGAAACGGGCCTCAAAGGTCTCTCCCAGACACCGCTGCCGCTGGTGGAAAATGGCAATGTCATCGAACGCGTGAAAGCGGAGGAGCAGCACACCATCACCAGCCGTTATACCGGCAAGGCCTGCGATTTCATCCGTGAGAACAAAGACGGTCCTTTCTTCCTCTACATGCCCCACACCGCCGTGCACTTTCCGCTGTATCCTGGCAAAAAATACATGGGCAAATCCCCCAATGGTCTGATTGGCGACTGGACGCAGGAGGTGGACTCCTGTGTGGGCCAGATCCTGGATCTGTTACGTGAGTTGCAGCTGGACAAAAACACAGTGGTGGCCTTTACCAGCGACAACGGCGGGGCGCTGAACCATGGCTCCAGCAACAAACCCCTGCGTGGTTCCAAAGGCCAGACCTTCGAAGGCGGTATCCGCGTATGCACCGTAGTGTGGGGCCCCGGAACGATCCCGGCCGGGAGCACGACGGCGGAAATCACCAGCCACATGGACTGGCTGCCCACCTTTACCACGATGGCAGGTGGCAAACTACCGGAGCGCAAACTGGACGGCAAGGACCTGTCCCCCGTGCTGAAGGGGCAGAAGGAGGCCACAGGACATGACGTATTTTATTATTACCGGGGTTATCAGCTACAGGCCGTGCGTGGCGGCCCTTGGAAGCTGCATCTGGCCAGCGGTGAGCTTTATCACCTGGGCCAGGATATCGCCGAAGAGCAGAACGTAGCGGCCAAATACCCCAAAGAAGTGATGCGCCTCCGCGCCCTCGCCGAGTCCATGAAGGACGATCTGGGCTTGGACGGTGCCGAGGCTCCGGGCGTGCGCCCGCTGGGCCGTGTGGCCAAGGCCGTGCCGCTCATCCATGCCGATGGCACCGTGCGCGCCGGCTTTGACGGCATCGTCAAAAAGCTTCCCTAA
- a CDS encoding EVE domain-containing protein: MRYWLLKSEPDVFSFDDLKKRPKKTEPWNGVRNYQVRNMMRDEMALGDLGFFYHSSCPVPGIAGIVKIVKEAYPDHTQFDPSSEYFDQGSKPEDPRWLMVDVKWEAAFKTFVTLDMLRAEPELADLITLRRGNRLSITAVEEKHWKKICEMGGL; the protein is encoded by the coding sequence ATGCGTTACTGGCTGCTCAAATCCGAACCCGATGTCTTCTCCTTCGACGACCTGAAAAAGCGCCCGAAGAAAACCGAACCCTGGAACGGCGTGCGCAATTACCAGGTGCGCAACATGATGCGGGACGAAATGGCCCTGGGCGACCTGGGTTTCTTCTACCACTCAAGCTGCCCCGTGCCTGGCATCGCGGGCATTGTTAAAATCGTCAAAGAAGCCTATCCCGACCACACCCAGTTTGATCCTTCCTCCGAATACTTCGACCAAGGCAGCAAGCCCGAAGACCCCCGTTGGCTGATGGTGGATGTGAAGTGGGAAGCGGCCTTCAAGACTTTCGTCACCCTCGACATGCTGCGGGCGGAGCCGGAACTGGCGGACCTGATCACCCTGCGCCGTGGCAACCGTCTCTCCATCACCGCCGTGGAAGAAAAGCACTGGAAGAAGATCTGTGAGATGGGCGGGCTGTAA
- a CDS encoding PVC-type heme-binding CxxCH protein, which translates to MSCRFTLSLLLCSGAVWASQPQSASDVPDPNPEVQKAGFVVPEGLEVTLWAQEPMIAKPVQMNWDAQGRLWVVSSTTYPQIKPGDGTKDQVVVLEDTDGDGKADKSTVFAENLHIPTAVIPGDGGAYVANSTEVLFLKDTDGDLKADERTVLLSGFGTEDTHHLLHTMRHTPEGLLSFLQSIYIHSHIETPHGVRRLMGGGIWEFRPETRRLEIISKGLINPWGYEFDQWGQSFATDGAGGEGLNYIFHGSVFKTSPGAKRTLSGLSPGQPKQCGLDVIDDPHWPEDWQGTWVTNDFRGNRVNRFKVTPSGSSYIAKQEPDVLASNHRAFRPIDVRVGPDGALYIADWYNPIIQHGEVDFRDPRRDLVHGRIWRITAKGRPLSKMPKIVGAPVPELLEMLKSERKWTRHFAKQELRTRGVTEVIPVLKTWPDALDKASPDYWRTLLETAWAREGLNRFSPKLWRELYASPDYRVRSAALRILTHRWKELPDAMEFLKKGIADENAQVRLWAMAVLHDMRQPQAFELALKALDQPMDDSLDFLLELTAREQAAIWMPLALKGDLKLNGNPKHLVYAMKATGRSDALKPLLASLKAGKLADEDAAAVMAMAGDAADAAQAKQIADLVNDPALEAKVVGLMDALVKAATTRAVVPEGAEAIVQNWLASPRVEIVHRATILAGAWKVESTRETLQDILMKADTPPPVRDGAVQGLARLGGTKSRDFFDKLFQEKPELRSIAVQGLTDVGPQIAAKRAVEFLASAKTAQEAEPILTAFLKNKQLPGILAKELAGKTIPDFVAVEGIRMVSTRGIKGPLEEALRTAGGVKQMDQALTPEQMAALVTKVKEQGDAARGEKVYRRQQLLCQTCHAIGDAGGVLGPNLVSIGGSAPVDYLIESLLEPSKKIKEGYHMIIIGLKDGSIVSGGLVQDGGEEVIIRDPANQLQKVPKAQIASRQMSPASMMPPGLTSSLREDEFVDLVRFMSELGREGYYKIKPNRYVRTWRVMGEMPPDLLDHVRHVGLHSLHEKETTYPWQMMFSKVSGDLPLDEVTQLRLNPWYPKIAHFILKLDSPGKVKLALSSTKAVDVVVGDQHLKEITPELTLDLPAGTHPVSILIGRDAGDVASFRVEILEGAATAQ; encoded by the coding sequence ATGTCCTGCCGTTTCACCCTATCCCTTTTGCTATGCAGCGGAGCCGTCTGGGCTTCCCAGCCTCAGTCCGCCTCTGACGTGCCGGATCCGAATCCCGAGGTGCAGAAGGCGGGCTTCGTGGTACCGGAAGGTCTGGAGGTCACGCTGTGGGCGCAGGAGCCAATGATCGCCAAACCGGTGCAGATGAACTGGGATGCCCAGGGCCGCCTTTGGGTGGTGAGCAGCACGACCTATCCGCAGATTAAACCTGGCGATGGCACCAAGGACCAGGTCGTCGTGCTGGAAGATACCGATGGCGACGGCAAGGCGGACAAATCCACCGTCTTCGCCGAAAATCTGCACATCCCCACGGCAGTGATTCCCGGCGATGGCGGGGCCTATGTGGCCAACTCCACTGAGGTGCTTTTCCTGAAGGATACCGACGGTGACCTAAAGGCCGATGAGCGCACCGTCCTGCTGAGCGGTTTCGGCACGGAGGACACGCACCACCTGCTGCACACCATGCGCCACACTCCGGAGGGGCTGCTGTCCTTTTTGCAGTCCATCTACATCCACAGCCATATCGAGACCCCGCACGGCGTGCGCCGTCTGATGGGCGGCGGCATTTGGGAATTCCGCCCGGAGACTCGCCGGCTGGAGATCATCAGCAAAGGTCTCATCAATCCCTGGGGTTACGAATTCGATCAATGGGGCCAGTCCTTCGCCACCGACGGCGCAGGCGGTGAAGGCCTGAATTACATCTTCCACGGCAGCGTTTTCAAAACCTCCCCTGGTGCCAAACGTACCCTCAGCGGCCTGAGCCCCGGCCAGCCCAAGCAGTGCGGCCTGGACGTCATTGATGATCCCCATTGGCCCGAAGACTGGCAGGGCACCTGGGTCACCAATGACTTCCGTGGCAACCGTGTGAACCGCTTCAAAGTCACCCCCAGCGGCAGCAGCTACATCGCCAAACAGGAGCCCGATGTGCTCGCCTCCAACCACCGCGCCTTCCGTCCCATTGATGTTCGTGTGGGGCCTGACGGTGCGCTTTACATCGCCGACTGGTACAACCCCATCATCCAGCATGGCGAGGTGGACTTCCGCGATCCCCGCCGTGACCTCGTGCATGGCCGAATCTGGCGCATCACAGCGAAAGGCCGCCCTCTGAGCAAGATGCCGAAGATCGTCGGCGCACCCGTGCCGGAGCTTCTGGAAATGCTGAAGAGCGAGCGCAAATGGACCCGCCATTTTGCCAAGCAGGAACTGCGCACCCGTGGAGTGACCGAGGTCATCCCGGTGCTGAAAACCTGGCCGGACGCCCTGGACAAAGCCTCCCCGGATTACTGGCGCACCCTGCTGGAGACCGCCTGGGCACGCGAGGGCCTGAACCGCTTTTCCCCCAAGCTCTGGCGCGAGCTGTATGCCAGCCCGGACTATCGCGTGCGTTCAGCCGCCCTGCGCATTCTCACCCATCGCTGGAAAGAACTGCCAGATGCCATGGAATTTCTGAAAAAAGGCATCGCCGATGAAAACGCCCAGGTGCGTCTGTGGGCCATGGCCGTACTTCATGACATGCGCCAGCCGCAGGCCTTTGAACTCGCCCTGAAAGCGCTGGATCAGCCCATGGACGACAGCCTGGACTTCCTCCTGGAACTCACCGCCCGTGAGCAGGCCGCCATCTGGATGCCCCTGGCGCTGAAGGGTGACCTCAAATTGAACGGCAATCCCAAGCACCTGGTGTATGCCATGAAAGCCACCGGCCGCAGCGATGCCCTGAAGCCGCTGCTGGCTTCCCTCAAAGCCGGCAAGCTGGCCGATGAGGATGCCGCCGCCGTCATGGCCATGGCCGGTGACGCCGCCGATGCCGCGCAGGCGAAGCAGATCGCCGACCTCGTCAATGATCCCGCCCTCGAGGCCAAGGTCGTCGGTCTCATGGATGCCCTCGTCAAAGCCGCCACCACCCGCGCCGTGGTGCCGGAAGGGGCCGAGGCCATCGTCCAAAACTGGCTGGCCAGCCCCCGTGTGGAAATCGTCCATCGCGCGACCATCCTCGCCGGAGCCTGGAAGGTGGAATCCACCCGGGAGACCCTGCAAGATATTCTCATGAAAGCGGACACACCTCCGCCCGTGCGCGACGGTGCCGTGCAGGGCCTGGCCCGGCTGGGCGGCACGAAGTCACGCGACTTCTTTGACAAGCTCTTCCAGGAAAAACCCGAACTCCGCAGCATCGCCGTGCAAGGCCTCACCGATGTCGGGCCACAGATCGCTGCCAAGCGCGCCGTTGAATTTCTCGCCTCCGCCAAGACCGCCCAGGAAGCCGAGCCCATCCTCACCGCTTTCCTGAAAAACAAGCAGCTCCCCGGCATCCTCGCCAAGGAGCTGGCAGGCAAAACCATCCCCGATTTTGTCGCTGTGGAAGGCATCCGCATGGTCTCCACTCGCGGCATCAAAGGCCCGCTTGAAGAAGCCCTCCGCACCGCCGGCGGCGTCAAGCAGATGGACCAGGCCCTCACGCCTGAACAGATGGCTGCACTGGTGACAAAAGTGAAGGAACAGGGCGATGCCGCCCGTGGGGAAAAGGTTTACCGCCGCCAGCAACTGCTCTGCCAGACCTGCCACGCCATCGGCGATGCAGGCGGCGTTTTGGGGCCAAACCTCGTCAGCATCGGCGGCAGTGCCCCTGTGGATTATCTCATTGAGAGCCTGCTGGAGCCCAGCAAAAAGATCAAAGAAGGCTACCACATGATCATCATCGGTCTCAAAGATGGCAGCATCGTCAGCGGCGGCCTGGTGCAGGACGGCGGGGAGGAAGTCATCATCCGCGACCCTGCCAACCAGCTCCAGAAAGTGCCCAAAGCCCAGATCGCCAGCCGCCAGATGAGCCCCGCCAGCATGATGCCCCCCGGCCTCACCTCCAGCCTTCGCGAAGACGAGTTTGTGGACCTGGTTCGCTTCATGTCCGAGCTGGGCCGCGAGGGCTATTACAAGATCAAACCCAACCGCTACGTCCGCACCTGGCGCGTCATGGGGGAGATGCCACCGGACCTGCTCGACCACGTCCGCCACGTCGGCCTGCATTCACTGCATGAAAAGGAGACCACCTACCCCTGGCAGATGATGTTCTCCAAAGTCAGCGGCGACCTCCCCCTGGATGAGGTCACCCAGCTCCGGCTGAATCCCTGGTATCCAAAAATCGCCCATTTTATTCTCAAGCTCGACAGCCCCGGCAAAGTCAAGCTGGCCCTCAGCAGCACAAAGGCCGTGGACGTCGTCGTCGGTGACCAGCACCTCAAAGAAATCACCCCCGAACTCACCCTCGACCTCCCCGCCGGCACCCATCCCGTCAGCATCCTCATCGGCCGCGACGCTGGCGATGTGGCGAGCTTCCGTGTGGAGATCCTGGAAGGTGCGGCGACGGCGCAGTGA